TGGCGTACGCACGGCGCGCGTAACTGCCGCCCAAATGGTCTGTCGAGGAGTCGGTGTCCACAGTAGGCGGCCTGTCGGTTCTGCCTCAAATCCCGAATACGAGTTGTGCAGGAATTTTGATCCAAGGGTTATTGAAAGCTTATTTCCGACGATCGGGATTTCGTCCTGGACGAACGCGTTATAGAGCTTTTCAGTGTAGTGATTCGGTGTGAATACGACGGTCGGGATCACCTGACTGGCATTTCCCGAGCTGAGGCGAGTCCCCAAACCCCACAAGAAGTCTTGGCGGCCCGGCAAGCCTAGGTGATGGATGAAATCGATATCGAAGGTGTCGCGAGACTCGGCAAAAGTGGGCTGTCTTCGGTTGCTCCGATCATAGTAAGTCTGAAGTTGAATGTCGGAGCCCGCGCTCAATACTCGCCTCCAGTGACCGAGAAGATTGCCGCCGCCGAGTTCCGCATTTTGCTCCGCCATGGTTACAAATGGCGCAGTGTAACTCCCGATGCCCACCCGCTGTCCTGCGTCGCCGTTATAGAGGTCGCCCTGTAGCGTAAATGTGTCGCGATTGTGTCGTTCCCAATCCGTTCTAAAGCCGGTCTGGCCCATTCGCCAGTCGTCGAACCTTCTCCCGTCAGAGTGGAATTCTGGGCCCTGAGAGAAGGCTTTTCCATAAATACGATAATTAAGCGTTTCGCCATTCCCGCCTCCGTAGCGGAAATTGGCGAACCCTTGGTCAATATTTCCGCCGCCCATCGAGACGAGCATCCCCTGAGTGTCGCGGGTATTTTTGGTAATGATATTTATGACTGCGTTGACGGCATTTGCTCCCCAAATCGTACCGCCCGGTCCTCGAATGACTTCGATTCGCTCAACATCCTCAAGCAGGGTATCTTGCACGTTCCAATAAACTCCGGCAAAAAGCGGCGTGTAAACGGTTCGACCGTCAATAAGCACGAGTACCGAACGGGAGAGCGCACTTCCGAAGCCACGCACCCCCACTGACCATGTGTTTGAATCGATCCGTGCGACCTCTACTCCTGGGGCCAGGCGCAGGACCTCTGGAAGGCTGGAGGCTCCAGAACGTCGAATGTCCTCTTGGGTAATGACGAAGATTGCTGCCGGGATTCGATTGGCTTTCACCGGCACCTTGGACGCTGTCGTGACCTCGATCTCGCCGAGTTGTTCCAGACTCACCTGCGTGAGGCGCTCTGACTCCACCGGGATTGGGTCTGGCGTTCCTGCTTTGCACAAATGTGCGAACCAGAGCAGGGACAAAAGAACTAAAATCCCCCGCAAACACTTCTGGTGTTCCGAGTTGGAAGGCTTTGCCATATAAACGGCTGGTCCAACCCTCGCACACCTGCTGAGCCATTGGTAATTACGAAGGTAATTTTCACAGTTGCAATTGGCGTCATTGATGTAGCCAAGGCGCGCAAGGAGAACCCATGAACGAGTGGTCACCGGAATGAGCTCGACGTTCTCACGTTGATTTAGGTTGCCGCTTCTGCGCTCCCCGTCAGCGTAGCCCTCCTGCTCTCAGTTCGC
Above is a genomic segment from Terriglobales bacterium containing:
- a CDS encoding TonB-dependent receptor; this translates as MAKPSNSEHQKCLRGILVLLSLLWFAHLCKAGTPDPIPVESERLTQVSLEQLGEIEVTTASKVPVKANRIPAAIFVITQEDIRRSGASSLPEVLRLAPGVEVARIDSNTWSVGVRGFGSALSRSVLVLIDGRTVYTPLFAGVYWNVQDTLLEDVERIEVIRGPGGTIWGANAVNAVINIITKNTRDTQGMLVSMGGGNIDQGFANFRYGGGNGETLNYRIYGKAFSQGPEFHSDGRRFDDWRMGQTGFRTDWERHNRDTFTLQGDLYNGDAGQRVGIGSYTAPFVTMAEQNAELGGGNLLGHWRRVLSAGSDIQLQTYYDRSNRRQPTFAESRDTFDIDFIHHLGLPGRQDFLWGLGTRLSSGNASQVIPTVVFTPNHYTEKLYNAFVQDEIPIVGNKLSITLGSKFLHNSYSGFEAEPTGRLLWTPTPRQTIWAAVTRAVRTPSRIEEDLQLTGLLTPNPLTFFRVMGDRKFSSEHLLGYEAGYRTLIKPTLYIDLAAFYNNYDRLLSLETGVPFSETAPSPPHLVLPFLFRNGILGKTAGFELAPDWTPKHWWRLRGSYSYLHIDLDKKFGSLDNTSVSSIQGSSPHHQIVIQSTLDLPKKLAFDQTLRYVSALPAQLVRSYTTADVRFSWRATRSLDLSVGGQNLLQPHHPEFGGDPGSLVGIERSAYIRLTWQTWQR